In one window of Hevea brasiliensis isolate MT/VB/25A 57/8 chromosome 10, ASM3005281v1, whole genome shotgun sequence DNA:
- the LOC110664642 gene encoding nudix hydrolase 7 isoform X1, with the protein MQRSVSSSCCFMRNHGFRSTKLFICSLPHRIFPPSSSFAGPSLSKSSLLGGASFPFFLPPKGYSCKFTFLIRSMSSTASLESMKEHTVPDNGVEQVQLLNGVEDLYDGVVVEIKEYMDSNSFIPLLRASISQWKQQGKRAVWIKLPIEFSNLVNPVVQEEFRYHHAEPDYLMLVRWLPNTCDTLPVNASHRVGIGAFIVNNNREVLVVQERSGGFKGTGLWKLPTGVVNEGEDICEAAIREVKEETGIEAEFVEVLAFRQSHNSFFRKSDLFFVCMLRPLSFDIQKQDSEVEAAQWMPIEDYVNQPYNKEHQLFQYVAEICKTKSEGNYVGFSAFPTVTASGKKTYLYFNNGDLSKL; encoded by the exons ATGCAGAGATCCGTCTCTAGTAGTTGCTGCTTCATGCGGAATCACGGATTCAGGTCTACTAAACTTTTCATATGTTCTCTCCCACACAGAATATTTCCACcatcatcttcttttgctgggcCATCACTTTCAAAAAGCAGTCTTCTTGGGGGCGCAtcatttcctttttttcttcctccgaaag GATATAGCTGTAAATTTACGTTCTTGATTAGAAGCATGTCATCCACGGCAAGTTTGGAGTCTATGAAGGAGCATACAGTTCCTGATAATGGAGTTGAGCAGGTTCAGTTGCTCAATGGAGTTGAGGATCTATACGATGGAGTAGTTGTGGAAATAAAGGAGTATATGGACTCCAATAGTTTTATTCCGTTACTTAGAGCTTCCATTTCACAATGGAAGCAACAG ggtaAGAGGGCTGTTTGGATCAAATTGCCAATTGAATTTTCTAATCTCGTCAATCCTGTAGTTCAG GAAGAGTTTAGGTACCATCATGCTGAACCAGATTACTTGATGTTAGTGCGTTGGCTACCTAATACTTGTGATACTCTTCCGGTAAATGCTTCACATCGAGTGGGTATTGGAGCATTTATAGTGAATAATAATAGAGAG GTCCTTGTAGTTCAAGAAAGGAGTGGTGGATTTAAAGGTACAGGGTTATGGAAGTTACCTACTGGAGTAGTCAATGAG GGTGAGGATATTTGTGAAGCTGCAATTCGGGAGGTTAAAGAAGAAACTGGA ATTGAGGCAGAATTTGTAGAAGTTTTAGCATTTAG ACAAAGCCACAATTCATTCTTTCGCAAATCAGATTTATTTTTCGTTTGCATGTTACGACCGCTCTCCTTTGACATCCAGAAGCAAGATTCAGAGGTTGAGGCAGCCCAG TGGATGCCAATTGAGGACTATGTGAATCAACCATATAACAAAGAACACCAGCTCTTCCAGTACGTAGCAGAAATATGCAAAACAAAGTCAGAAGGGAACTATGTTGGGTTTTCTGCATTTCCTACAGTCACAGCTTCTGGTAAAAAGACTTACTTGTACTTCAATAACGGGGATCTCAGCAAACTTTAA
- the LOC110664642 gene encoding nudix hydrolase 7 isoform X2, with amino-acid sequence MSSTASLESMKEHTVPDNGVEQVQLLNGVEDLYDGVVVEIKEYMDSNSFIPLLRASISQWKQQGKRAVWIKLPIEFSNLVNPVVQEEFRYHHAEPDYLMLVRWLPNTCDTLPVNASHRVGIGAFIVNNNREVLVVQERSGGFKGTGLWKLPTGVVNEGEDICEAAIREVKEETGIEAEFVEVLAFRQSHNSFFRKSDLFFVCMLRPLSFDIQKQDSEVEAAQWMPIEDYVNQPYNKEHQLFQYVAEICKTKSEGNYVGFSAFPTVTASGKKTYLYFNNGDLSKL; translated from the exons ATGTCATCCACGGCAAGTTTGGAGTCTATGAAGGAGCATACAGTTCCTGATAATGGAGTTGAGCAGGTTCAGTTGCTCAATGGAGTTGAGGATCTATACGATGGAGTAGTTGTGGAAATAAAGGAGTATATGGACTCCAATAGTTTTATTCCGTTACTTAGAGCTTCCATTTCACAATGGAAGCAACAG ggtaAGAGGGCTGTTTGGATCAAATTGCCAATTGAATTTTCTAATCTCGTCAATCCTGTAGTTCAG GAAGAGTTTAGGTACCATCATGCTGAACCAGATTACTTGATGTTAGTGCGTTGGCTACCTAATACTTGTGATACTCTTCCGGTAAATGCTTCACATCGAGTGGGTATTGGAGCATTTATAGTGAATAATAATAGAGAG GTCCTTGTAGTTCAAGAAAGGAGTGGTGGATTTAAAGGTACAGGGTTATGGAAGTTACCTACTGGAGTAGTCAATGAG GGTGAGGATATTTGTGAAGCTGCAATTCGGGAGGTTAAAGAAGAAACTGGA ATTGAGGCAGAATTTGTAGAAGTTTTAGCATTTAG ACAAAGCCACAATTCATTCTTTCGCAAATCAGATTTATTTTTCGTTTGCATGTTACGACCGCTCTCCTTTGACATCCAGAAGCAAGATTCAGAGGTTGAGGCAGCCCAG TGGATGCCAATTGAGGACTATGTGAATCAACCATATAACAAAGAACACCAGCTCTTCCAGTACGTAGCAGAAATATGCAAAACAAAGTCAGAAGGGAACTATGTTGGGTTTTCTGCATTTCCTACAGTCACAGCTTCTGGTAAAAAGACTTACTTGTACTTCAATAACGGGGATCTCAGCAAACTTTAA